Proteins encoded by one window of Manis pentadactyla isolate mManPen7 chromosome X, mManPen7.hap1, whole genome shotgun sequence:
- the ARMCX2 gene encoding armadillo repeat-containing X-linked protein 2, whose translation MSRVRDAGCVAAGIVIGASAWYCVYKYARGRNQMKKRLPKPKARAVAGTGARARAGIRAGFTIDLGPGFGPPIPVHPGAEDRAQDDASVLDMTGAEAVAPAAHSAEPQSGAGSQGQEAEQAGAAPKAEPVVVASAPSVMAPTPGEAEVPSMAGAPKLAEASSQAEAPGVSPGAPAPPEATAEALVPAAPTALAAASPGAAEAPGTSGSPRTAATAKKATPGAHTGAIPKTGSATGAVPKGGAKSGTRSRTGGKGKGKKNKVEVDELGLGFRPGDGVAAAAAASANGGQAFLAEVPDSEEGESGWTDTESESDSEPDTQQRGRGRKPPPMQKRPFPYEIDEILGVRDLRKVLALLQKSDDPFIQQVALLTLSNNANYSCNQDTIRKLGGLPIIANMINKTDPHIKEKALMAMNNLSENYENQGRLQVYMNKVMDDIMASNLNSAVQVVGLKFLTNMTITNDYQHLLVNSIANFFRLLSQGGGKIKVEILKILSNFAENPDMLKKLLSTQVPASFSSLYNSYVESEILINALTLFEIIYDNLRAEVFNYREFNKGSLFYLCTTSGVCVKKIRALADHHDLLVKVKVIKLVDKF comes from the coding sequence ATGAGCCGCGTTCGGGATGCTGGCTGTGTAGCCGCGGGGATAGTGATCGGGGCTAGTGCCTGGTACTGTGTCTACAAATACGCCAGGGGAAGAAACCAGATGAAGAAGAGACTGCCCAAGCCCAAGGCCAGGGCTGTGGCAGGGactggagccagggctagggctgggaTAAGGGCCGGATTCACAATTGACCTTGGGCCCGGATTCGGTCCTCCAATCCCAGTTCACCCAGGGGCAGAGGACAGGGCCCAGGATGATGCCTCTGTTCTGGACATGACTGGAGCTGAGGCAGTCGCCCCAGCTGCACACAGTGCTGAACCTCAGAGTGGGGCAGGAAGTCAGGGCCAGGAAGCAGAACAAGCTGGGGCTGCGCCTAAGGCGGAGCCAGTAGTTGTGGCCTCAGCACCTTCTGTAATGGCTCCAACCCCCGGGGAAGCAGAGGTTCCCTCAATGGCAGGGGCTCCCAAATTGGCAGAAGCCTCTAGCCAAGCAGAGGCGCCTGGGGTGTCTCCTGGGGCGCCAGCACCTCCCGAGGCCACTGCGGAGGCTCTGGTACCCGCAGCGCCTACTGCGTTGGCGGCAGCATCCCCCGGGGCTGCAGAGGCCCCTGGGACTTCAGGGTCTCCTAGAACAGCCGCCACCGCCAAGAAAGCGACCCCTGGGGCTCATACTGGAGCTATACCTAAGACCGGGTCGGCGACGGGAGCTGTACCCAAAGGTGGAGCCAAGAGCGGAACCAGGTCCCGGACTGGAGGCAAgggcaagggcaagaaaaacaagGTTGAAGTAGATGAATTGGGGCTGGGCTTCCGCCCTGGGGATGGGGTTGCGGCAGCTGCGGCAGCCTCCGCTAATGGGGGACAGGCTTTTCTGGCAGAGGTTCCTGATTCTGAGGAAGGGGAGTCTGGGTGGACTGACACAGAGTCGGAGTCAGACTCTGAGCCTGATACtcagcagagagggagaggaaggaaaccCCCTCCCATGCAGAAGCGCCCCTTTCCTTATGAAATTGATGAGATTCTGGGTGTCCGAGATCTCAGGAAAGTACTTGCTTTGCTACAAAAATCGGATGATCCTTTCATCCAACAAGTAGCTTTGCTTACTTTGAGCAACAACGCCAATTATTCATGCAACCAAGACACAATTCGAAAATTGGGAGGCCTCCCAATTATTGCAAATATGATCAACAAAACCGATCCCCACATTAAGGAAAAAGCCTTAATGGCCATGAATAACCTGAGTGAGAATTATGAAAATCAAGGCCGTCTTCAGGTATACATGAATAAAGTGATGGATGATATCATGGCCTCTAACCTGAACTCCGCAGTACAGGTAGTTGGACTAAAATTTTTAACAAACATGACTATTACTAATGACTACCAGCACCTGCTTGTCAATTCCATTGCAAACTTTTTCCGTTTGCTATCTCAGGGAGGTGGAAAAATCAAGGTtgagattctgaaaatactttCGAATTTTGCTGAAAATCCAGATATGTTAAAAAAACTGCTCAGTACCCAAGTGCCAGCATCGTTTAGTTCCCTCTATAACTCTTACGTGGAATCAGAAATTCTTATTAATGCCCTTACCCTATTTGAGATAATCTATGATAATCTCAGAGCAGAAGTATTCAACTACAGAGAATTCAATAAAGGTTCCCTTTTTTACCTATGCACTACATCTGGAGTGTGTGTTAAGAAAATTCGAGCCTTAGCAGATCACCATGATCTCTTGGTGAAAGTGAAAGTCATAAAACTAGTGGACAAATTCTGA